CTATATGAAGTTTAGGTTTTGAGGTTGATACCGGTTTTTGTTTTATAGTTTTGGACTTACTTTTTTTTTGAATAACAACTGTTTTACTGGGTATAGATTTCAGCCAAATTTTTTCTCCAGCCATTATCGTGTAAGAGGAAAGTTGATTGAATTCCATTAATTCTTCTAATGAAAGTCCATACATTTTGGAAATTCTATACAGAGTCTCACCCTTTTTAACAAGATGATAGCCCGATTTTGGAATTTCTCGTTGGGTTACATAATATTGTTGTGAACTCTTTTTTTCAACAATGTATATTTTCTGTCCAACCAGGATTTTATCTGAAGTCAGATTATTGATTCTTTTTAATGCTTCTATTGAAAGACCGTACTTTTTGCCGATAGAGTATAATGTATCTCCTTTTTTAACAATGTGGTATTTCTCGGATTTAGTAATATATTTGGGACTTGGCGAGAAACCTGACAAGCCTAAAAGCGAGAAAATAAGAACAAATTTAATAAGTGATTTTGAATGTATCATAATCTATTGAATCAGGTATTTCTTGTAGTTCAACCTTATCAATTCTTGATGCTGGTGGTCCGATTTTTATCTGTTTTAAGAATCTTTCAACATTTTGTTCAGAGCCAATGGTAACCGCTTCAACATCGCCATTCCACAAATTTTTTACATATCCTTTGATGTTCAACTTAAGAGCAAGTTCATAAGCAAAATAACGAAAGCAGACGCCTTGCACCCTGCCAGAAATGGTGATTTTGATTTTCTTCATATTTTAATAA
The sequence above is a segment of the Candidatus Cloacimonadota bacterium genome. Coding sequences within it:
- a CDS encoding acylphosphatase, with the translated sequence MKKIKITISGRVQGVCFRYFAYELALKLNIKGYVKNLWNGDVEAVTIGSEQNVERFLKQIKIGPPASRIDKVELQEIPDSIDYDTFKITY